The region TACACGACCGATTCGGCGCGCGGCAGGGGTTTGTCGCGGGTGGTCCTGGCCGGGCTGGAGTCGTCGGCGCGCGCCGCGGGCCGCACCCGCATGGTGCTGGAGACCGGGCGGCCGCAGCCGGAGGCGATCGGGCTGTACCAGTCCAGCGGGTACCGGCGGATCGACAACTTCGGCTACTACCGGGAAAATCCCGACAGCCTGTGCTTCGCGAAAGAACTCTAGGAGGGCCTCGGTGGCGATCTACGCGCTGGGCGAGCACGAACCGGTGATCCACCCGGACGCGTACGTGCACCCCGACGCGACCGTGATCGGCGACGTGCGGATCCACGCGCACGCGTCCGTGTGGCCGCAGGCGGTGTTGCGCGGCGACTACGGCCGCATCGAGGTCGGCGCGCGCACGTCCATCCAGGACGGCACGGTCGTGCACTGCACCGAGGTGCACCCGGCGCTGATCGGCGAGGAGTGCGTCATCGGGCACAACGTGCACATCGAGGGCGCGACCGTCGCCGACCGCTGCCTGATCGCCTCGGGATCGGTGGTGCTCAACGGTTCGGTGGTGGAGACGGGCGCGATCGTCGGCGCGGGGGCCGTGGTGTCG is a window of Saccharothrix espanaensis DSM 44229 DNA encoding:
- a CDS encoding gamma carbonic anhydrase family protein, with protein sequence MAIYALGEHEPVIHPDAYVHPDATVIGDVRIHAHASVWPQAVLRGDYGRIEVGARTSIQDGTVVHCTEVHPALIGEECVIGHNVHIEGATVADRCLIASGSVVLNGSVVETGAIVGAGAVVSFNGHVPARSMALGVPAKVREGYVVPDGAWQFAVDKYVANILTYRKDLRRVD